The sequence GTGCTGGTACTAATTTTTCCCTTTGATTTAGGTTTAGGAAATTATCTTCCCATTTTTCATTCCATCCGTAGTTAGTTAAATTCAATTTGTAATTCCTCCATTTTGGTTGTAGTTTTTAGTAAAACCTCTAACACCTTTTAGACTGATAGAAAACCTCTAAACTGCAAACTTACACTGAGCCCCTTTTTATAAGAGAACCAACTGAAAGGCTGTTTGTAAGTTAAAAAAAGGCATAAAAAAGCTGCAGAGAAATAACCTCCTGCAGTTTTTGGGTACAAAAAAAACACGATAACCAAACCGTGCCTCCATTTATACTTATTAGGCTTTAGGGTTATTACTAGATCTTCGGTCAATGGCATAACTTAATAAAGTAAGTAAATTTAGCTTACTTACTAGTAAATATTACATTGACCCACTATTTAATTGGTTGGGTTCACCTCAGCAATAGACTTTTTCATAATAAAATACAACCCCTTTCCTAAGTTTCTATATTTTTACTATTTCATTATATCCTCCTATGATAGTATAGTCAATTCTGAACATATTAAATCTTTATTAATAAAACAAGCTATGCCTAGGCATAGCTTGTTTTATTAGTCTAAATGTGATACATCCCCTTCAAGGACCAGTTCCATTCTATCATCATTTACTTCCAAAATTGATAGGCAGTTATTCTTCTGAAAAGGAGGGGCCCAGATGTGTTCAATGGGGAGCTCCTTAATTATGGCAAACATAGCTTTGATAAGTACCGCATGGGATACAATAAGGATATTTTCACATCCTCTAGATGACTCCAATATGTCTTTCAAACCCTCTTTGGCTCTATTAAATAGTTCCTCAAAGCTCTCTCCATCTTTAACTGCCCTATACAAGTGGGGTTGGTTCCAAAAAAGAAACAGATCTTCACTGTACTGCTCATCGACTATATATTGATCCATTCCTTCCAAAACACCGAAGCCCATCTCCTTTAAATAGTCCTTAGTTATGATTTCTGTTTCATTAGTTCCCCTTGCATATATGGCTGTCTCATAAGCCCTTCCTAAGGGGCTACTAAATATTTTATCCAGTTTAATATCTTTAAAGTGTTCCCCCACTTTTTTTGCGTTCTTTATCCCTTCTTCAGTAAGTTCAGAGTTCATCCATCCCTGCAGCTTTCCCTCTTTATTCCAAAGTGTTTCTCCGTGTCTTGTGATATAAATCTTCATTTGCTTAATGCCCTCCTGTGAAATTTGTTATATTTGTCTATATATACTTTTCAACATTAACTAGTTAAAATCCTGCAAGAGGTCACATTAGTCTCTACCCTTTAGTGCATTTAGTGGCAGGCAGATTGTATCTTTTATCATTTATAGTTTCAGCTCTAGATGTATATCTTCTGGCTCTAGTTCTTGCTTTTCTTTGATATATTCCTCAACTATAGTACATCCCATACCTATATAGAAATTCACTGTGTTTTCAAATTCTGATGACGATACATACAGTTTCTTAGCTCCTAGTTCTTTAGCTTTTTGGCAGCAGATCTCCATTAGTTTTCTGCCTATGCCCTTCCCTCTATATTCATAGCTTACATAGAGTTTGTCAAAGTTTAGGTAAGCTTTGCTTTGACCAAAAAACACATTATCCAAAGCTGCTATACCGCAAATTATATCCCCATCAAATGCTCCGATGATATATCCTCCTCTTTCATGGATTTGATTTAATACCCCGATATATTTCTCTACCTCTTGAGGGTGCCAGCCCTTTATGTCATAAAATCTCTCCTTTAGTACTAACTTCCCTTCAATATAAAGGTATATTTTTTCTGCTATTTCTCTACGATTTATTTCTTGTAATTTATAGTTTTCTTCTTTTGTTAATACCCTATAGTACATTTATCTACTCTCCTAAATCAACGTGCTCTTTTTCAGTATATCTGTTTAACTTCTCTTCATTGGCAATAAAGTCCTCTTTGGTAAGTCCATATAATATCTCATCTACATAATGACCATCTGTGTAGATGTTCTGTCTTCTGATGCCTTCTTGTTTACAGCCAACTTTTTTTAGCATGGTTGCCGATCCCACATTCCACTGAATAACAGATCCATTATATTTATTTAGCCTACGTTCGAAAAAAGCATATCCTAAAAGTATCCTCATAGCAGCGGTACCGTAACCTTTTCCCCTTTGTCCTACACTCATTTGCATACCTATGCTAAAGGTTCCGTTTTTTTCATCTATGGAATTTAGATTGAAACTTCCCACAAACTCACCTTCTAAGTTTTCAATAGCAAACATCAATCTTCCTGTACCAGGCTTAAATCCAACAAAGGCACTATATGATTCCTTTACCTTTTCTTCCACAGGTGGTAGCTCCAACTCATACTGTAGCATTACCCGAGCTTTACTATCAAACTGGTTATAGTATGACTCCTCCCAATCCTCTTCTTTTAAAGCCCTTAATCTCACTAAATCATTTTGCCAATAGTAGTTTTCATAGTTAATTTTTTTCATTTTAAACTCTCCCCTTTTTTATGTAAAATAAAAAGGCTGTCAAAGTATAAGAGTACCTTTACAGCCTTCTTCAACTTAAACAAAAACCCACACTTAATAAAGTGCGGGTATCGTAAACAGATGAAGTGCATACTGTTCAAGATAACCCTTAACATATTCAAGTACCACAGAAAAGCTATACTAAATAAACCCCAATAATACAGGCTAATTTGCTTTACTGTTAAGTTACTTGATTAGCTAAGAGTAATTATCATGCCCTAATATGCCACCTTTTTAATTTACAATTTTATACATTCACATAATAGCAATATTTTAAAATATAGTCAAGGGTAAATATTCTTAATCATTCCCCTCCCATTCTTTTCTTAAAATACTCATTTGAATTTGATTAACATAACTGCCGTTTCTTAAACTCTTTTCCCTACATAAACCTTCCCGAACAAACCCTATTTTCCCATATAAATTTATGGCATGATTATTATGTTCCATAACCCTTAGCCAGATTTTATTTAACCCTAATTCTTCAAACCCTATTTCTAAAATCCTTTCTAAGGCTTCATGTCCATACCCCTTGCCCCTTAATGTTGGTTTTATGGCAATACTTAGTTCAGCTCTTTTGCTTTCACGACAGATGTTAAATAACTCCACGATCCCAATAAACTCTTCCATCTGCCCTTCTACCACAAAGCATTTATGTGATTTCCCCGTAAAATTACTTAAAGTAGGGTTACCTACTGTCCCCATCATTTCCTTTATTATGTAGTCATCTAGTAATTCGATTATATGGCTCATATGTTTTTTTCCCATGGGTTTTAGGGTTATAGTTTCCCTAACCCATCTCTCATTTAGTGCTTGTATGTAAATCCCCCCACTCCGTAAAAATTACTATATTACTTTTTCAACAAAGGGGGTGAATTTCCTTCAATTTTAGTGGATGTAAATTATGTTAAATATATGTTTAAACTTACCATTAACCTAATTCCATCCTGGCATTCAAAATTTTCTAAGCTCCCTTTATACTGTCAGGGCCCTACAAGAGGGCCCCCTACAACTGCGAGAAAAAGTTAAAAATGCGACATGGAAAGATGTCGCATTGCTATGTTAAAATTTTATTTCCTGCTCTCCATCTGAGGTGTATATCCTACTTTCAGGCTGTGTAGTTTTAGCTATTATTTTTCCTTTTCTAATGGAGTAAGTTACTGCTGCTCTTCTTCTTATTGCTTCGTATCCGTTTTCTGCTGCTAGTATGATTAGGTTTCCATGGTTTCCTACCTCAATACCATATCCTTCAAGGTTTAAAACCTTAGCACTGTTTGTGGTTATATGTTTTATGGACTCATTGATCTGACTATAGCCCATCATCTGACAGATGTGAAGCCCCATGTGTAATACCTCTAGCATATTACCCGTTCCAAGAGGGTACCATGGATCAAAAATGTCATCATGACCAAATCCAACATTTATCCCTGCAGCATCTAGTTCTTTAACCCTAGTGATGCCCCTTCGTTTAGGATAGCTGTCAAATCTTCCTTGAAGGTGAATGTTAACAAGGGGGTTTGCCACAAAATTTATTTGCGACAGCTTTAATAATCTAAACAATTTTGAAGTATATGCATCATTATAAGAATGCATTGCTGTTGTATGACTTGCAGTGACCTTAGACCCCATACCCGCCTCATATGCCTTTGCTGCTACAACTTCTACAAATCTTGATTGTTCATCATCTATCTCATCACAGTGAACATCTATAAGCTTATTGTACTTCTTAGCCAACTTAAAGACTTCCTCAATGGACTGCACTCCATATTCCCTAGTAAACTCATAGTGGGGAATGGCTCCTATGCAATCGGCTCCTTCTTTTACTGCCTCTTCCAACAACTCTAATCCATTTGGATAAGAAAGGATTCCTTCTTGTGGGAAAGCTACTATTTGCAAAGTAGCTATTTCCTCTATTTCATCCCTCAGTTCCACTAAAGCTTTTAGTGCTATAAGCTCAGGATCTGTCACATCCACATGTGTCCTGATATACTGAATACCGTTTGCAACCTGCCACTGAATAGCTTTTTTAGCACGTTTTTTAACATCCTCTTTAGTTAAAAGCTGTTTCCTCTCAGCCCATCTCTCTATACCTTCAAAAAGGGTACCACTTTCATTCCATTTTGGTTCCCCTGCAGTAAGTGCCGTGTCTAGATGTATATGTGGTTCAACGAAGGGTGGCAGAGCCAACCCTTTGTTGCCATCTAATATTTCTTCACCATTAGCAAGTAACCCTTGACCGATTTCTTTGATAACTCCGTCCTTAATTAAGATATCCCATAACCCTTCTTTATCCATAAGTCTAATGTTTCTTATTAGCATAATTACCTTCCTTTCCTAGGAAGCTACTTTCACTTCTACTTCCTTAGCTGTGTTTATTGCTACCATCAGTTTGCTAACTACCACGTATGTTACCATTGCACCTAGGACCCCATTTATTGGTGGAATTCCTGGGATAAACCTTGAGGCTAGTACCCCTACTACCCAAGCACCCATGGCAAGGTGATTAACACTTTCAAAAACTTGTCCTGCAAACTTAGCATATCTCTCCTTATTGACTAGGAAATAATCTGCTATGATAATTCCACCTACAGGAGGGATTATTGAGTTTAGGAAGCTTAACCATCCTACAAAGTTGTTGTATAGG comes from Alkalicella caledoniensis and encodes:
- a CDS encoding histidine phosphatase family protein; protein product: MKIYITRHGETLWNKEGKLQGWMNSELTEEGIKNAKKVGEHFKDIKLDKIFSSPLGRAYETAIYARGTNETEIITKDYLKEMGFGVLEGMDQYIVDEQYSEDLFLFWNQPHLYRAVKDGESFEELFNRAKEGLKDILESSRGCENILIVSHAVLIKAMFAIIKELPIEHIWAPPFQKNNCLSILEVNDDRMELVLEGDVSHLD
- the codA gene encoding cytosine deaminase gives rise to the protein MLIRNIRLMDKEGLWDILIKDGVIKEIGQGLLANGEEILDGNKGLALPPFVEPHIHLDTALTAGEPKWNESGTLFEGIERWAERKQLLTKEDVKKRAKKAIQWQVANGIQYIRTHVDVTDPELIALKALVELRDEIEEIATLQIVAFPQEGILSYPNGLELLEEAVKEGADCIGAIPHYEFTREYGVQSIEEVFKLAKKYNKLIDVHCDEIDDEQSRFVEVVAAKAYEAGMGSKVTASHTTAMHSYNDAYTSKLFRLLKLSQINFVANPLVNIHLQGRFDSYPKRRGITRVKELDAAGINVGFGHDDIFDPWYPLGTGNMLEVLHMGLHICQMMGYSQINESIKHITTNSAKVLNLEGYGIEVGNHGNLIILAAENGYEAIRRRAAVTYSIRKGKIIAKTTQPESRIYTSDGEQEIKF
- a CDS encoding GNAT family N-acetyltransferase, which produces MKKINYENYYWQNDLVRLRALKEEDWEESYYNQFDSKARVMLQYELELPPVEEKVKESYSAFVGFKPGTGRLMFAIENLEGEFVGSFNLNSIDEKNGTFSIGMQMSVGQRGKGYGTAAMRILLGYAFFERRLNKYNGSVIQWNVGSATMLKKVGCKQEGIRRQNIYTDGHYVDEILYGLTKEDFIANEEKLNRYTEKEHVDLGE
- a CDS encoding GNAT family N-acetyltransferase — encoded protein: MSHIIELLDDYIIKEMMGTVGNPTLSNFTGKSHKCFVVEGQMEEFIGIVELFNICRESKRAELSIAIKPTLRGKGYGHEALERILEIGFEELGLNKIWLRVMEHNNHAINLYGKIGFVREGLCREKSLRNGSYVNQIQMSILRKEWEGND
- a CDS encoding GNAT family N-acetyltransferase, which codes for MYYRVLTKEENYKLQEINRREIAEKIYLYIEGKLVLKERFYDIKGWHPQEVEKYIGVLNQIHERGGYIIGAFDGDIICGIAALDNVFFGQSKAYLNFDKLYVSYEYRGKGIGRKLMEICCQKAKELGAKKLYVSSSEFENTVNFYIGMGCTIVEEYIKEKQELEPEDIHLELKL